The following proteins are encoded in a genomic region of Panthera leo isolate Ple1 chromosome F2, P.leo_Ple1_pat1.1, whole genome shotgun sequence:
- the LOC122210597 gene encoding uncharacterized protein LOC122210597, with protein MHEEDVTQNPMKFGECRDALKPSPEPQVKRLCHRRRTSQGEDTERLEACMLVSSKARFGPPVQCSRLLRASGLKCHTQPPVPSTLRDWAIRTCFRSNSLGQGPILSFVINLCIPQSAKTHSLPCARHHDRLWDYHTKQTPTQTLARGASSPGGSRVRASSQAATKVPWKDEPSYGEQQSWRMTVSAVDFLHDPWMVMFLPPPRMLAIIKRNAAFLGPPCCENVRLHDRPWRIRHYLGRKRPRNVKCAGHLSTKSFG; from the exons ATGCACGAGGAGGACGTTACACAAAACCCCATGAAGTTTGGGGAGTGCAGGGATGCTCTGAAGCCCAGCCCTGAACCCCAAGTGAAGCGGCTCTGCCACAGAAGACGGACAAGCCAAG gtgaagacaCTGAGAGGTTAGAAGCTTGCATGCTAGTAAGTAGCAAAGCCAGGTTTGGACCCCCGGTGCAGTGCTCGAGGCTGCTCCGAGCCAGTGGTCTAAAGTGTCATACTCAGCCTCCTGTACCATCCACACTCAGGGACTGGGCAATAAGGACGTGTTTTCGGAGTAACAGCCTTGGGCAGGGTCCAATACTCTCGTTTGTAATAAACTTGTGTATTCCTCAATCAGCCAAGACTCACAgcttgccatgtgccaggcaccacgaTAGGCTCTGGGATTACCACACCAAGCAAACGCCGACTCAGACCTTGGCTCGTGGAGCTTCCAGTCCAGGGGGCTCACGAGTGAGAGCATCATCGCAGGCTGCG accaaagtGCCCTGGAAAGATGAACCATCCTATGGAGAACAGCAGTCCTGGAGAATGACTGTGTCCGCCGTGGACTTTTTGcatga CCCTTGGATGGTCATGTTTTTGCCACCTCCTCGGATGCTAGCCATCAT aaaaagaaatgcagccTTCCTGGGACCACCATGCTGTGAGAATGTCAGGCTGCATGACAGGCCCTGGAGGATACGACACTACCTGGGAAGAAAGAGACCAAGGAATGTTAAATGTGCCGGACATTTGAGTACAAAGTCCTTTGGGTAG